The sequence below is a genomic window from Lolium perenne isolate Kyuss_39 chromosome 4, Kyuss_2.0, whole genome shotgun sequence.
cccagatcttggcttcgcgatggcggcggctctggaaggtttctcgtaccgtggctttttcgtctcgaggttttaggtcgaggggcttcttataggcgaagagacggcgtcagaaggggtctggggccaccagacaatagggcggcgcggccagggcctgggccgcgccagccccatgtgtgggccccctgtgggtccactctggcgactctcgagtgttctggaagctcccggcgattctaagatgctgggcgttgatttcgtccaattccgagaatatttccttactaggatttctgaaaccaaaaacagcaactggcccttcggcatctcgtcaataggttagttccggaaaacgcataaatatgacataaagtatgcataaaacatgtagatatcatcaataatgtggcatggaacataagaaattatcgatacgtcggagacgtatcagtatggtgcgtaatgtaatcaacacaaatatccttagacaaagcattgatgttgtatcccctagtggcaacagcacatccacaaccttagaactttctgtcactgtcccagattaaatggaggcatgaacccactatcgagcataaatactccctcttggagttacaagtatcaacttggccagagcctctactagcaacggagagcatgcaagatcttaaacaacacatatatgatagattgataatcagcataacatagtattccatattcatcggatcccaacaaacgcaacatgtagcattacagatagatgatcttgatcatgttaggcagctcacaagatccaacaatgatagcacaatgaggagaagacgaccatctagctactgctatggacccatagtctaggggtgaactactcacacatcaatccggaggcgatcatggcgatgaagagtcctccgggagatgattcccatcttcggcagggtgccggaggcgatctcctgaatcccccgagatgggattggcggcggcggcgtctctagaaggttttccgtatcgtggctctcggtactggggtattcgcgacgaaggcaatatgtaggcggaagggtaggtcagggggcgtcacgagggacccacacgccagggcggcgcggccccagccctggtcgcgcggccctgctgtgtcggcgcctcgtggccccacttcgtatctcctccggtcttctggaagcttcgtggaaaaataagaccctgggcgttgatttcgtccaattccaagaatatttccttactaggatttctgaaaccaaaaacagcagaaaacaacaactgactcttcggcatcttgttaataggttagtgccgaaaaatgcataaatatgacataaagtgtgtataaaacatgtgagtatcatcataaaagtagcatggaacataagaaattatagatacgtttgagacgtatcagcgctcaccggttgagtagacttcgaaacagttgattcatgacgttcatgtttatgtttacttggctgaatccttctttgttgtgaaaatttacttgatgcttggaatgaaggatagaacttctacgctggatacttaagacatctttaatgaactttgtacggtttcatgtctttaaagcaatagttcatgaaaacttctagcttgtttgactcttgcattatcatctcttatatcaatatagacatttgctttgaatgatttgatctcagttcatatgctttacatcattataggatcaagattatgttggtagcatgtcacttcagaaattatctttgttatcgtttacctactcgaggacgagtaggaactaagcttggggatgctgatacgtctccaacgtatctataatttcttatgttccatgctagttttatgacaatacctacatgttttgttcacactttatatcgttttgatgcattttccggaactaacctattaacaagatgccgaagtgccagttcctgttttctgctgtttttggtttcagaaatcttacacaggaaatattctcggaattggacgaaatcaaggcccatgatcttatatttccacgaagcttccagaacaccgaagagggaccagaggggaggcccagggcccccacacgccatggcggcgcggccagagggggggcgccccccctgctgtgtggcccccccagagcccttccgactccgtctgttcacctatttaagccctggtgacccaaaaacttcgagacgaataagccacgatacgagaaaagttccagagccaccgccatcgcgaagccaagatccgggggacagaagtctctgttccggcacgccgccgggacggggaagtgcccccggaaggcatctccatcgacaccaccgccatcttcatcaccatcgctgctcccatgatgaggagggagtagttctccctcgaggctaagggctgtaccggtagctatgtggttaatctctctctcccatgtacttcaatacaatgatctcatgagctgccttacatgattgagatccatatgatgagctttgtaatctagatgtcgttatgctattcaagtggattttacttatttgatctccggagactccttgtcccacgtgtgtaaaggtgacagtgtgtgcaccgtgtgggtctcttaggctatatttcacagaatacttgttcactgagttatgatttgagttggatgtctctatgaaattgtggtgtgttagtacctcctatgaatgctcacagtgacagcgtggggtgtttattagtacttgggaatacatctttaaggtttgcctacatgatgaattagtgttcgttatcttgccagagagtaattcagaatagcatagtgaagtgcttatatttatattcaattatgattgcaatgttgagagtgtccactagtgaaagtatgatccctaggccttatttctaagcattgaaacactgtttccaacaagttctgttacatgtttacttgctgccatatttatttcagattgttattaccactcatattcatccatatcacttgtatttcactatctcttcaccgaactagtgcacctatacatctgacaagtgtattaggtgtgttggggacacaagagacttcttgtatcttaattgcagggttgcttgagagggatatctttgacctctacctccctgagttcgataaaccttgggtgattcacttaagggaaacttgctgctgttctacaaacctctgctcttggaggcccaacattgtctacaggaatagaagcgtgcgtagacatcaagctattttctggcgccgttgccggggaacgaagaaaagttacaccacagagatttctacctcccacgtcaactgcgcgccagcagtagacagcaataacaaacaccattcattgtgtagggctataaaagcacacctcaagccggagttaacaagctccagaacattcggagttcatatttaagtaaccttagagtgcatgatagaccattgcaattataccgagtactaacatagcatgcacaccgtcaccgtcaggctatgaaagggggaatagatcacatcaatactatcatagtaataattaacttcataatctacaagagatcacaatcatagcttataccaagtactacatgatgcacacactgtcaacattacatcatggaggaggaatagactactttaataacatcactagagtagctcatagattaatagtgatacaaagctcatcatatggatctcaatcatgtaaggcagctcatgagatcattgtattgaagtacatgggagagagatgaaccacatagctaccggtagagccctcagcctcgggggagaactactccgtcctcatcatggagacagcgatggcgatgaagatggcggtggtgtcgatggagatgccttccgggggcaattccccgtcccggcggcgtgccggaacagagacttctgtcccccgaatcttggcttcgcgatggcggcggctctggaaggttttccgtatcgtggcttattcgtattgaagttttaggtcaccagggcttaaataggcgaagaggcggagtcggaagggtcctggggggcccacacagcagggggcgccccctctggccgcgccgccatggtgtgtggaggccctgggcctcccctctggtccctcttcggtgttttggaagcttcgtggaaatataagatcgtgggccttgatttcgtccaattccgagaatatttcctgtgtaagatttctgaaaccagaaacagcagaaaacaggaactggcacttcggcatctcgttaataggttagttccggaaaatgcatcaaaacgatataaagtgtgaacaaaacatgtaggtattgtcataaaactagcatggaacatcagaaattatagatacgttggagacctatcagcatccccaagcttagttcctactcgccctcgagtaggtaaacgataacaaagataatttctgaagtgacatgctatcatcatAATTTTgataatactattgtaaagcatatgagatgaatgaagtgattcaaagcaatggtaaagatgatgactaaacaactgaatcatatagcaaagacttttcatgaatagtactttcaagacaagcatcaataagtcttgcataagagttaactcataaagcaataaattcttagtaaaggcattgaagcaacacaaaggaagatataagtttcagcagttgctttcaactttcaacatgcatatctcatggataattgtcaacacaaagtaatatgatgaatgcaaataagcaaatatataagaatcaatgcatagttaacacaagtgtttgcttctaagatggaaggaagtaggtaaactgactcaacataaagtaaaagaatggcccttcgcagagggaagcatggataaaatcatgtgctagagcttttcaagttttgaaatcatatagagagcataaatgtaaagttttgagaggtgtttgttgttgtcaacgaatggtagtgggcactctaacccccttgccaagcagactttcaaagagcggctcccatgaaggacgttatctctaccaccaaggtagatcatccctcttctcttttgtttacacatgtactttagtgtagtttattttatttttgggtgacactccttccaaccttttctttcacaaaccatggctaaccgaatcctcgggtgccttccaacaatcacataccatgaaggagtgtctatttattttagttttatttagatgacactcctccccacccttgctttctcaagccatggctaaccgaatcctcgggtgccttccaacatttcacataccatggagaagtgtccatttgcaaaattaagttgcttactaatgaatcagagcaaaacatgtgaagagaattattaatgaaggttaattaattggggctgggaaccccattgtcagctctttttgcaaaattattggataagcggatgaagccactagtccattggtgaaagctgcccaacaagattgaaagataaaacaccacatacttcctcatgaactataaaacattgacacaaataagagataataaattttgaatggtttaaaggtagcacatgaagtatttacttggaatggcagaaaaataccatgtagtaggtaggtatggtggacacaaatggcataggttttggctcaaggttttggatgcacgagaagaattccctctcaatacaaggcttaggctagcaaggttgtttgaagcaaacacaagtatgaaccggtacagcaaaacttacataagaacatattgcaagtattataagactctacactgtcttccttgttgttcaaaccctcaccagaaaatatctagactttagagagaccaatcatgcaaaccaaatgtcaacaagctctacaatatttattcactaataggtgcaaagtacatgatgcaagagcttaaacatgatctaaatgagcacaacaattgccaagtatcaaattattcaagacattataccaattaccacatgtagcattttctgtttccaaccatataacaattaacgaagcagtttcaaccttcgccatgaacattaagaataaagctaagaacatatgtgttcatatgcaacagcggagcgtgtctctctcccacacaatgaatgctaggatccaattttattcaaagaaaaaacaaaaaacataaagacgctccaagtaaagcacataagatgtgacggaataaaaatatagtttcactagaggtgacctgataagttgtcgatgaagaaggggatgccttgggcatccccaagcttagatgcttgagtcttcttgaaatatgcagggatgaaccacgggggcatccccaagcttagagttttcactcttcttgatcatattggatcatcctcctctcttgatccttgaaaactttctccacaccaaactcaaaacaaactcattagagggttagtgcataatcaaaaattcacatattcagaggtgacataatcattcttaacacttctggacgttgcccaaagctactgaaagttaatggaacaaagaaatccatcaaacatagcaaaacaggcaatgcgaaataaaaggcagaatctgtcaaaacagaacaatccgtaaagacgaattttttagaggcactggacttgcttagatgaaaatgctcaaattgaatgaaagttgcgtacatatctggggatcacgcacgtaaattggcagatttttctgagttacctacagagaattttactcaaattcgtgacagtaagaaatctgtttctgcgcagtaatccaaatctagtatcaaccttactatcaaagactttacttggcacaacaatgcaataaaataaagataagaagagattgctacagtagtaacaacttccaagactcaattttattagtaatagtgggagtaaaactatcacatccatcattataatcatcgtaaattggaggcatagagtaatcataatgaattttatcctcaatagtagatggactgaaaatatcacaatcatcattgtaatcatcatatataggaggtaaagtatcatcaaagtaaattttctcctccatgcttgtgggactaaaaatatcatgctcatcaaaaccagcttccccaagcttaaattcttccatagcattagcaataatagtgttcaaagagttcatactaataacattgctacaactattttgcaaacaaagttccatgggttttttaattctctcttcaaacacatcatgtcctaattcaagataaatttcataaagatctctaatttttttgttgttttccattaagcctaactagtgaaaacaaaaacaagaaacaaaaagatgcaattgcaggatctaaaggaaatagcttcgagcactcacacaccggcaacagtgctaggaaatagcttagtagtcggaggatgtgaataccttttaccttacctccccggcaacggcgccagaaaataagcttgctgtctactgttggcttcttttcctgtagacagtgttgggcctccaagagcagaggtttgtagaacagcagcaaatttcccttaagtgaatcacccaaggttttatcgaactcagggaggaagaggtcaaagatatccctctcaagcaaccctgcaattacgatacaagaagtctcttgtgtccccaacacacctaatacacttgtcagatgtataggtgcactagttcggcgaagagatagtgaaatacaagtgatatggatgaatatgagtggtaataacaatctgaaataaatattgcagcaagtaaacatgcagtggaacagtaaataaacggagattcgatatttgaaaacaaggcctagggatcctactttcactagtggacactctcaacaatgatcacataataaaactactctacactctcttgttggataacaaacaccattcattgtgtagggctataaaagcacacctcaagccggagttaacaagctccacaacattcggagttcatatttaagtaaccttagagtgcatgatagaccattgaaaTTATACCGAGtattaacatagcatgcacaccgtcaccgtcaggctatgaaagggggaatagatcacatcaatactatcatagtaataattaacttcataatctacaagagatcacaatcatagcttataccaagtactacatgatgcacacactgtcaacattacatcatggaggaggaatatactactttaataacatcactagagtagctcatagattaatagtgatacaaagctcatcatatggatctcaatcatgtaagacagctcatgagatcattgtattgaagtacacgggagagagatgaaccacatagctaccggtagagccctcagcctcgggggagaactactccctcctcatcatggagacagcgatggcgatgaagatggcggtggtgtcgatggagatgccttccgggggcaattccccgtcccggcggcgtgccggaacagagacttctgtcccccgaatcttggcttcgcgatggcggcggctctggaagattttccgtatcgtggcttattcgtatcgaagttttagatcaccagggcttaaataggcgaagaggtggagtcggaagGGTCCTGGAGGGCCCACACAGCAGGGGGCGCccacccccctctggccgcgccgccatggtgtgtggaggccctgggcctcccctctggtccctcttcgttgttctggaaacttcgtggaaatataagatcgtggaccttgatttcgtccaattccgagaatatttcctgtgtaagatttctgaaaccaaaaacagcagaaaacaggaactggcacttcggcatctcgttaataggttagttccggaaaatgcatcaaaacgatataaagtgtgaacaaaacatgtaggtattgtcataaaactagcatggaacatcagaaattatagatacgttggagacgtattagtAGTTAATAATATACTCACTCCGTTGTGATATACTACCTCCATCTCAGTTTAACAGCCGCGCACGTAGTTTAAAATTTTGCTTTGACATTATTTTATTAATGAAATAAGAAATACatgtcacaaaaattatatcattgaaaAGATTTTTTGCATACGAATTTAATGATATAGAATTTGTAGATATAACATTTATATTCCGTtgacaaaatcaatggttaagttGATTTTAAGCCTGTTAAATCGAGACAATTGTTCAGGGATAAGAAGCCGGAAAAAAATCGATGTTCGTCGCAATATGAATAAAATTACATGTCTTCAaacattttaaaaaaattaaaattatttaacaggtatatatatataattttatctCATAACACAGGGACATTTAACTagtaagaaaaaaagaaaaacaagcaACCAGTATCCGTGGAGAACCGGCACAAGGAACTACCTAAAACAAACCCGCACAAGGAACTACGCCGTCTCCTCCCTTCGCTTTCGTCTTTCTCTCCCCCTCCGGCGACGCCGCTCCGCTCTGCTTTTGGTTCCCGTCTGCtccgccttccgattctcctcCACTCCTGCATAACCGGTGCGCCCTCTAATCTCTATCCATGTGTAGTAGCGGCATCAGGGGTTTTCTTTTCTAGGGTTCGTCGAGTCGTGCTATATATGGTCCGGGGTATCGTCGTGCCGGAACGTTCTGGGAGTTACGCGATTGGTAAATCAGGCCTACGTAATATGATTAGCTGATATGATTTGAGTTTCTTGCTCACGCCTTATGTAGTGCCAAAGCCTAGTTGTGCTCAAGCTTATTTTGCCCCTGTTGACAACAGCCGTCTCTATTGGCCTAATTGCAGTAGCTGACTGAAATTTTATTCGATGCCTCCTGGAGACCTGGTACAAGGTTTTCCGCGACACTTTGTTCTGTATGATGAATTCATTGATTCAACTAGTTGTTGTTCTTCTTGTTGTTCAACCTTACTAGTTATGGTAGATTAGGTGTATCCAGCACACCTCTTGTTGTTTCTGTATCTGGTAAATTAGGTGGTATTGATAGAGTTTATTGCTCAGGTCCTGTGTGGAACTGAAAGCCGCCCAGAAAGGATAGATGAGAGCGGCTGGTACAACCTTCACCCACCTCTGGTAACTGCATTAGAACCTCTCATGTATCCCATTGCATAGCAGCGTGCACAATGCGGCTTTCAGGGGTTATGATTTATCTTCTAGGGGTTACAGTCTCTTGGAGTCTTGATGATTTGGAAATAACTATCTGTTTACTCTTCCTGGATTTAGCAATAGGACTTTCTTTATTCTTCATCAGATCACTGCCATTGTCTATGCAGATATTTGTACAGCTGATAACATATTTTCGGTTTTATTCCTTCAGGAACTTATATTTAGTCACCGATGAACACGACAGCCTCTAGTAAGGTTTCCACGTACCACTCATTGCCTGCGCCAGGATTTGAAAGCGGTCTTAAGGATGAGATCCATTCCAAGGTTATGGGCACCATAGGGAATGTGATCAACTCGTTCGATACAAAGTCTCTGCCTAAGCAACTAGAAGGTGCTCTGGAAACAGCTGGAAATGCCATTAACTCCTTTGAGTCAAAATTGGCCGGGAAAAAGCAGTTTGATTTCGATGGAGGAAATGATTTTCttgatgggtatgatgaatatccTGACGACTACTGGGGCTCTGAACCGCCCAGGGCACAAAAGCCAGTGAACATTAGGAACCTGCTGGGTGGTATTGTCGCTATCATTGGTCGCAGTTGCAAAAATGATGAAATTCAACAATCAAAGGACTCTAAGACTAGCGTCTCATTCTTGGGGTCAAGTAGTGATGGATGTACATTCTTGCATTCCTCAGTCTACGCACCAAGTGCTCCCCCGTTGCTTGATGCAGAAGCCTTGGATTACAATATTTATAGGGTTGTTTTAGAGGCAGAGCCACCAGAATGGCTACCCGATAGTTATGCTGGCTCGTGCATGCAGTGTGCTGCTTCTTTCACTGCTATTACTCGTGGAAGGCACCATTGTCGATTCTGTGGAGGGATATTTTGCAAGGCATGTTCAAAAGGGAGATGTCTTTTGCCAGCAAAGTTTCGTGAGAGAAATCCACAAAGGGTTTGTGATGCATGTTATGATAGGCTTGATCCGTTGCAGAACTTGTTGATTATTTCTGTCAGCAATGCGTCACAAACTGCAAAGCATGATGTTATGGATTGGACTTCTGCAAGAGGGTGGTTAAACTTGCCGATTGGATTAACAATGGAGCACGAGATATACAAGGCAGCAATTTCCCTTAGGAGCTATAATCAGGTGTCTAAATTCTGTTTCCATTTTCTTTGACATGTTTAGATATTTGATGGCAATATTTATCTAATAAACAGCATTTCTTAATGCAGGTTGCAAAGATAAACCCAGAAAAATCTATTCCGCATGCAGTCCTTAGTGGAGCAAGTGGACTTGCTATATTGACAGTTATAAAAGCTGGTGCATTTCTTACATACAAGCTTGGAACTGGCCTAGTAGTTGCTCGAAGATCAGATGGATCATGGTCTCCACCGTCTGCTATAGTTTCAACTGGATTAGGATGGGGAGCACAGGTAATAACTAGGTTGTGAGATACTCCTCTATCTTCCATGTTGTCAACATCTAATTCATCAGTTGATGAACTTCACTAATCACTATCTTTTATTGTTAGTATGATTCCCCTTATGTGGGAATAATTGCATCCACAAACTTCATTGTATGTTATGCATGGAATGGTGTATGATAAAAAGGACTTTTTTTCCTGCATTGGCTATCAGAAAACAGACATGTTACATGTAGTGCAATGACACATACATTATTTGTTTTCCATTACTGTGATCTGCTAAGTGAAACTATGATTTTGGGGTAAACAGTACTTGCAAGTTACTACTTTTGTGTAGAACATGGTCTTGGGAGTTAAACTGAGTAAAAAACATGCTTGATGTTGACTGCTATCTATAATTGATAATTTATGATATCGGCCATTGTTCATGTACGTCCCTAGTAGTCTGCTACGATCTCTTGTATCTTACATTGTTTATCTTAAACATGCAGGTTGGTGGTGAGCTGATGGATTTCATCATAGTGCTTCATGGTCAAGAAGCCGTGAATACCTTCAGCAGCCGAATGCATTTTTCACTCGGGGCAGGTTTAAGTGTTGCTGCAGGACCGGTTGGCAGAGTATTAGAAGCTGACATGAGAGCTGGTAACAAAGGCTCAGGAGTTTGCTATACATATAGTTGCAGCAAAGGTAATGGTTATGTTCAATTCATTTTTTCAGGCAACTCTTGTCATGTGAAATCCAGCTCTGTCCGAGGGTATGGATGCAGTAGTCACGCAGTAGACTGTTATGAAAGAAAACAAACATGCAATGAAGTAAGAAAAAAGTTAAAAGAGAACTCTATAAATATTGGAGTATTATAGTTTTTATATATGAGCTTACTATTTATTTAATTTGTGGCCATTCTCATGTCTGATTCTAAGTTTGACTTGAGTATTCAGATCTCTGCATCCTGGGGACTTTTATACACATTTTGAACTGCTTTGTTAATTTTAGAGTTAGCAGAGTTAATTAATTGAATATGATTCATGAAGTTTTAAATAGTTATCTGTTAGGAACTTCTGTATGGGATCAATGAATCAATCATCCTACTGACAAGGCTTATCATACGTTTCTTAGCAGCATTTTATCTGATAATTCTGTTCTCTTATCTATACTATTTATCTAATATTGAAGGCACACGTTTTAGTGGATCAAGAACTGTCATTACCTTCATCCTTTCTAATGCCACAGCTAAACATTGAAGTTTGGCCCTTGTCCTGAAATCTTTCCTTTTATTTAGTTCCATCAATTAACAAAATCAATCCGCATAACTGTATTTTTCTCTTGCAGTAGGCAACTTCTATTTGAATGTTCAATGCTATATCTGTTCAATTAATTACTCCCGCTCCATATCACAAATAGACGCCGTTTTAACATGCATTAAGTCAAACTTTTACTATGAATATCATTTTAATTATTCAGATTGGAAATTTGAAAATCATATGCATAGATTTGTCTCGAAAGGTATTTCTAGAATCTTATTAGTTCCTTGATTTTTATACATATATTGCAATATGAATACAGTGGTCAAAATTACATTTTGAATATTGTGTTATTGTCCAAAACGCTATGTGTGAAATGGAGCGAGTACAACTACAAATTTACTGTACTGCAAAAGTTTTGAAATTTGTTGAGTGGTGGTTTACCTACATTCTGCTATGGGAAAGATTCCTTAATATTATTCTCAAAATGCATTCAGAGCACCAGAAGGACCCTGACACAAGATAATTAAAAAATTGATTTTCATAAATCCTGAGTTTCCACTTGGTATTCTGATATGCTTTTGTCATTTTTGCAATACACACAATCTAAAAATTTGGAGTCCAGTAATAAATATATTTTTGGGCAACAAATATAGAATACCAAGTTATCCTGACACCTAGCGTAAGTTTAGGATGAAGCTATTTTAGAACTATGAAGTTGTCAACTGCAATCTTTCTCCATCTCAGCCCCATGCATGACCTGTGGTACAAATAatttttggtggttt
It includes:
- the LOC127295217 gene encoding uncharacterized protein, producing the protein MNTTASSKVSTYHSLPAPGFESGLKDEIHSKVMGTIGNVINSFDTKSLPKQLEGALETAGNAINSFESKLAGKKQFDFDGGNDFLDGYDEYPDDYWGSEPPRAQKPVNIRNLLGGIVAIIGRSCKNDEIQQSKDSKTSVSFLGSSSDGCTFLHSSVYAPSAPPLLDAEALDYNIYRVVLEAEPPEWLPDSYAGSCMQCAASFTAITRGRHHCRFCGGIFCKACSKGRCLLPAKFRERNPQRVCDACYDRLDPLQNLLIISVSNASQTAKHDVMDWTSARGWLNLPIGLTMEHEIYKAAISLRSYNQVAKINPEKSIPHAVLSGASGLAILTVIKAGAFLTYKLGTGLVVARRSDGSWSPPSAIVSTGLGWGAQVGGELMDFIIVLHGQEAVNTFSSRMHFSLGAGLSVAAGPVGRVLEADMRAGNKGSGVCYTYSCSKGAFIGVSLEGNFVATRMDANLRFYGDPYLTTSDILMGNLEQPNAAKFLYKALDDLYSGLDF